A window of Dorea formicigenerans contains these coding sequences:
- a CDS encoding V-type ATP synthase subunit A: MDAKHTGKIYGINGPVIYLKGRTGFKMSEMVYVGEERLVGEVISLDKDRTTIQVYEETSGLKPGEIVEGTGDAVSVILAPGIINNIFDGIERPLEKIAQASNGAFITRGVSVDSLDLDKLWDTHMTVAEGDALQGGAIIAEVPETHAIVHKCMVPPDVEGIVVSVVPDGQYHINDTLVVIETTEGERKELSMMQKWPIRVPRPVHHRYSARVPLVTGQRVMDTMFPLAKGGTAAIPGGFGTGKTMSQHQIAKWSDADIIVYIGCGERGNEMTQVLEEFSELVDPRTGNPLMDRTTLIANTSNMPVAAREASIYTGLTLAEYYRDMGYDVAIMADSTSRWAEALRELSGRLEEMPAEEGFPAYLASRLSAFYERAGMMQTLNGAVGSVTIIGAVSPQGGDFSEPVTQNTKRFIRCFWGLDKSLAYARHYPAIHWLTSYSEYLPDLSAWYADNVSPKFVDYRNRLMNILNQENSLMEIVKLIGSDVLPDDQKLTLEIARVIRLGFLQQNAFHKDDTCVSLKKQFGMMDIILYLYKKCRELVARGMPMSVLKAEGIFEKVIAIKYDVPNGELQLLDMYKVDIDRFYDTVIEKNA, translated from the coding sequence GTGGACGCTAAACATACTGGAAAAATATATGGAATTAACGGCCCTGTCATTTATCTGAAAGGCAGGACCGGATTTAAGATGTCCGAGATGGTCTATGTAGGAGAAGAACGTCTGGTAGGAGAGGTTATTTCTCTGGACAAGGACAGGACAACGATTCAGGTCTATGAGGAGACTTCCGGTCTGAAGCCGGGAGAGATTGTGGAGGGTACCGGAGATGCAGTATCTGTTATCCTCGCACCTGGAATTATCAATAATATTTTCGACGGAATTGAACGTCCGCTGGAAAAGATTGCGCAGGCAAGTAATGGCGCATTTATTACAAGAGGTGTCAGTGTAGATTCTCTGGATCTTGATAAGTTGTGGGATACACACATGACGGTTGCAGAAGGTGACGCACTCCAGGGAGGGGCAATCATTGCAGAAGTTCCGGAGACTCATGCGATCGTGCACAAATGTATGGTTCCGCCGGATGTGGAAGGAATCGTGGTCAGTGTCGTACCTGACGGACAGTATCATATCAATGATACACTTGTTGTGATCGAGACAACAGAAGGGGAGAGAAAAGAACTCTCCATGATGCAGAAATGGCCGATTCGTGTGCCAAGGCCGGTGCATCACCGTTATTCTGCAAGAGTTCCGCTTGTGACGGGACAGCGTGTCATGGATACTATGTTCCCTCTGGCGAAAGGCGGAACAGCCGCAATTCCGGGAGGATTCGGAACAGGAAAGACGATGAGCCAGCATCAGATCGCAAAATGGTCCGATGCGGACATTATTGTATATATCGGATGCGGAGAGCGCGGAAATGAGATGACACAGGTTCTGGAGGAGTTCTCAGAACTGGTAGATCCAAGAACGGGGAATCCGCTGATGGACAGAACGACTCTGATTGCCAACACATCCAACATGCCGGTAGCTGCCCGTGAGGCATCTATTTACACAGGACTTACACTGGCTGAGTATTATCGTGATATGGGATATGATGTTGCAATTATGGCGGATTCTACATCCCGTTGGGCAGAGGCTCTTCGTGAGCTGTCCGGACGTCTGGAAGAGATGCCGGCAGAGGAAGGATTCCCGGCTTATCTGGCATCCAGACTTTCTGCATTCTATGAGCGTGCCGGTATGATGCAGACATTAAATGGAGCTGTAGGTTCTGTTACAATCATTGGAGCAGTATCTCCGCAGGGAGGAGACTTCTCCGAGCCGGTCACACAGAATACGAAGCGATTTATCCGTTGCTTTTGGGGACTGGATAAGTCTCTGGCATATGCAAGACATTACCCGGCGATCCACTGGCTGACCAGTTACAGCGAGTACTTACCGGATTTAAGTGCATGGTATGCTGATAATGTATCTCCAAAGTTTGTGGACTATCGGAACCGTCTGATGAATATTCTGAACCAGGAGAACAGTCTCATGGAGATTGTAAAACTGATCGGTAGTGATGTACTTCCGGATGATCAGAAGCTGACATTGGAGATTGCCCGCGTGATTCGCCTTGGATTCCTGCAGCAGAACGCATTTCACAAAGACGATACGTGTGTATCTCTAAAGAAGCAGTTCGGTATGATGGATATTATTCTGTATCTCTATAAGAAATGCAGAGAACTGGTGGCAAGAGGTATGCCGATGTCTGTTTTGAAGGCAGAGGGTATCTTTGAGAAAGTTATCGCTATCAAATACGATGTGCCAAATGGCGAGTTACAATTATTAGATATGTACAAAGTAGATATCGACCGTTTCTACGATACAGTGATTGAGAAAAATGCATAG
- a CDS encoding V-type ATP synthase subunit E encodes MTVDEKITRLQESAMQEARSKGNAIVEQHKKALTHVFEQHKAEALIQADTRIKAEKTSVKQQLGMANSKAALELKRELGAAQKRLKKQLFKEVEEKLSAYMKTEKYQDLLVKYIEKAVAYSDRGEMTIYVNPTDADKKAYLEEKTGFTLSISKEDFIGGIRAVIPERNILVDYAFKGALEREYQKFAFGGGMGSGR; translated from the coding sequence GTGACAGTAGATGAGAAGATAACAAGACTGCAGGAATCTGCAATGCAGGAGGCAAGAAGCAAAGGGAATGCGATTGTGGAACAGCATAAGAAGGCGCTTACCCATGTCTTTGAGCAACATAAAGCAGAGGCACTGATACAGGCAGACACAAGAATCAAGGCTGAAAAGACTAGCGTGAAGCAGCAGCTTGGTATGGCGAATTCAAAGGCTGCGCTGGAACTTAAGCGAGAGCTTGGAGCTGCCCAGAAGCGTTTGAAAAAGCAGCTTTTTAAAGAAGTCGAAGAAAAACTGTCTGCATATATGAAGACGGAAAAATATCAGGATCTTCTGGTAAAATATATTGAAAAAGCGGTAGCATATTCTGACCGCGGCGAGATGACGATTTATGTTAATCCGACAGACGCAGATAAGAAAGCGTATCTGGAGGAGAAGACAGGATTTACACTGAGTATCAGCAAAGAAGACTTTATCGGTGGAATCCGTGCAGTCATTCCAGAGAGAAATATTCTGGTAGATTATGCATTTAAGGGCGCGCTGGAGAGAGAATATCAGAAGTTCGCATTTGGAGGAGGTATGGGCAGTGGACGCTAA
- a CDS encoding V-type ATP synthase subunit F: MKMYLISDNVDTLTGLRLAGVDGVVVHERNELREELENAMNDKEVGVILLTERFGREFPDLINEIKLQRTMPLLIEIPDRHGTGRKKDFITSYVNEAIGLKL, translated from the coding sequence ATGAAAATGTATCTGATCAGTGATAATGTCGATACTCTGACGGGACTGAGACTGGCGGGCGTAGATGGAGTCGTTGTACATGAAAGAAACGAACTGCGTGAAGAATTAGAAAATGCCATGAATGACAAAGAAGTTGGTGTCATTCTGCTGACTGAGCGGTTCGGACGGGAGTTCCCGGATCTTATCAACGAGATTAAGTTACAGCGGACCATGCCGCTTTTGATCGAGATTCCGGACAGACACGGAACCGGACGTAAAAAAGACTTTATCACATCGTATGTGAATGAGGCTATAGGATTAAAACTATAG
- a CDS encoding ATP synthase subunit C: MTLTVKLLLVAALVLGIIVPFGYFLKGERSKKRYKRALGANVVFYFGAFAIAAIMLFSGDPVYAAETTAAASNATGFGYIAAALSTGLSCVGGGIAVASAASAALGAISEDSSALGKSLIFVGLAEGVCLYGLIISFMILGKL; encoded by the coding sequence ATGACATTAACTGTAAAATTATTACTGGTGGCAGCACTGGTACTTGGAATTATCGTACCATTTGGATATTTCCTTAAGGGAGAGAGAAGTAAGAAACGTTACAAACGTGCACTTGGAGCAAATGTTGTCTTTTATTTTGGAGCATTTGCCATCGCAGCGATCATGTTATTTTCCGGAGATCCGGTATACGCTGCAGAGACAACAGCAGCCGCTTCAAATGCAACTGGATTTGGTTATATCGCAGCCGCACTGTCAACCGGTCTTTCCTGTGTCGGTGGTGGTATTGCCGTAGCAAGTGCAGCAAGTGCCGCTCTTGGAGCAATCAGCGAGGACTCCAGCGCACTTGGTAAGTCACTGATCTTCGTAGGACTGGCAGAAGGTGTGTGTCTGTATGGACTGATCATCTCCTTCATGATCCTCGGTAAATTATAA
- a CDS encoding V-type ATP synthase subunit I, producing the protein MIVKMRFLNISGPRDDIDRVCEKYLSKYEMQIENAVTELKTTENIMPFVEVNPYRDPLAKAEQFAQLLPEDGEIRADLSGSKDDMLALIRDLNHDYLGLVEDRERLKLKKEELLGKENVLKPFSALKVDVHKALQYQYMQVRFGRISLDYYRRLEKYLADSLNAIFLEAGKDKGFVYGCYIAANADIAKADNTFRALHFERIDVTDAYIGTPKEACEKLDQDIEAVQKDIDADEDKITALMKRNAAKLLGARKRLQELADNFDIRKLAARVTSEDERDEFYILCGWMSEKDVDALLAETQDDDKISIMVEDERDQYFGDPPTKLENPKVFKPFEMFIKMYGLPAHDEMDPTMFVALTYTFIFGAMFGDLGQGFCLFAIGGILYLTKKINLAGIISIAGIFSMFFGFMFGSIFGFEDIIEARWLRPVSAMTNLPFIGQLNTVFVVAIAFGMALNILVMIFNIINSAKAHDKENMLFSTNGVAGLVFYGFLVLTVVLYMTGHKTPGNVMLVIFLGIPVLLFVFKEPLGNLVEKRHKKMEGGKVMFFVQAFFELFETMLSYFSNTISYVRIGAFAVSHAAMMEVVLMLSGASAGSTNWIIFVIGNIIVCGLEGLVVGIQVLRLEYYEMFSRFYKGTGREFKPFHKQSE; encoded by the coding sequence GTGATTGTAAAAATGAGATTCTTAAATATCAGCGGTCCGAGAGATGACATCGACCGGGTATGCGAGAAATATCTGTCAAAATATGAGATGCAGATTGAAAATGCGGTGACAGAACTTAAGACGACGGAAAATATCATGCCGTTCGTGGAAGTGAACCCGTACAGAGATCCGCTTGCAAAGGCAGAGCAGTTCGCACAGCTTCTGCCGGAGGACGGGGAAATTCGGGCAGATCTGTCAGGATCAAAGGATGATATGCTGGCGCTGATCCGGGATCTGAATCATGATTATCTGGGACTTGTGGAAGACAGAGAAAGGCTGAAGCTCAAGAAGGAAGAATTGCTTGGAAAGGAAAATGTCCTGAAACCATTTTCTGCGTTGAAAGTGGATGTTCATAAAGCATTGCAGTATCAGTACATGCAGGTACGGTTCGGACGCATTTCGCTTGACTATTACAGACGTCTTGAAAAATATCTGGCTGACAGTCTGAATGCCATATTTCTGGAGGCTGGAAAAGACAAAGGTTTTGTCTATGGCTGTTACATAGCGGCAAATGCGGATATTGCGAAAGCGGATAACACATTCCGGGCACTGCACTTTGAGAGAATTGACGTGACAGATGCTTACATCGGAACTCCTAAAGAAGCGTGTGAGAAGCTGGATCAGGATATTGAAGCAGTGCAAAAAGATATTGACGCAGATGAGGATAAGATTACAGCACTTATGAAACGTAATGCAGCCAAGCTTCTGGGAGCGAGAAAGAGACTGCAGGAGCTTGCGGACAACTTTGATATCCGTAAACTTGCAGCGAGAGTGACCAGTGAGGATGAGAGGGATGAGTTCTATATCTTATGTGGCTGGATGAGTGAAAAGGATGTAGATGCGCTTCTTGCTGAGACCCAGGATGACGATAAGATTAGTATCATGGTCGAAGATGAGCGTGACCAGTATTTTGGTGATCCCCCGACAAAGCTTGAGAACCCGAAGGTATTTAAACCATTTGAAATGTTTATCAAGATGTACGGACTTCCGGCTCACGATGAGATGGACCCGACCATGTTCGTGGCACTGACCTATACATTTATATTCGGAGCCATGTTCGGAGATCTTGGCCAGGGCTTCTGCCTCTTTGCAATTGGCGGAATCCTGTATCTGACAAAGAAGATCAATCTGGCAGGAATTATTTCCATTGCAGGTATTTTTTCCATGTTCTTCGGATTTATGTTCGGAAGCATATTTGGATTTGAAGATATTATTGAAGCCCGCTGGTTAAGGCCTGTATCGGCAATGACGAATCTGCCGTTTATCGGGCAGCTTAACACCGTATTCGTCGTTGCCATTGCATTTGGTATGGCACTGAATATTCTGGTGATGATCTTCAATATTATCAATTCGGCGAAAGCCCACGATAAGGAAAATATGTTATTCTCCACCAATGGTGTGGCAGGACTTGTATTTTATGGATTCCTGGTACTGACAGTAGTACTTTATATGACCGGACACAAGACTCCGGGAAATGTAATGCTTGTGATTTTCCTTGGAATTCCGGTGCTCCTCTTTGTATTTAAAGAGCCACTTGGAAATCTGGTAGAGAAACGTCATAAGAAAATGGAAGGCGGCAAGGTCATGTTCTTTGTACAGGCATTTTTTGAATTGTTCGAGACCATGTTAAGCTACTTCTCCAATACCATTTCTTATGTGCGTATCGGAGCATTTGCAGTGAGCCATGCGGCAATGATGGAAGTTGTACTGATGCTCTCCGGAGCGAGTGCGGGAAGCACGAACTGGATCATATTTGTCATCGGTAATATCATAGTCTGTGGACTGGAAGGACTGGTAGTTGGTATCCAGGTCCTGCGTCTGGAATATTACGAGATGTTCAGCCGTTTTTATAAAGGAACAGGAAGAGAATTCAAACCATTTCATAAACAGAGCGAGTAG
- a CDS encoding V0D/AC39 family V-type ATPase subunit has product MGNVMAYSGLTTKIRAMQAKLLTQADYETISGFTDVVQVVEFLKTKPAYAVYMDQLELAHLHRGDIEKMLYQSLYNDYTRIFRFAGIDQKKFLKIYWKKYEVSVINYCLRIVFNHYDKPYDLDYKKEFFDKYSKLSIDKLITSTNIDELVDNLRGSEYYEALKPIRDSGAATLFDYDQALELYYFTNYWRRGRKVFSGKSRERFSRDVGIKMDLMNIQWVYRAKQYYRMLPAEIYALTLPYHFHLSTEEFKAIVEAPNVEEMKKQIENTYYGTHVHMKEGQSIEKSIKDILRDLYISDRQKDPYSDATMHAFLFLKEQEIDKLTTALECIRYGLTRQEILTYLGGESK; this is encoded by the coding sequence ATGGGCAATGTGATGGCATACAGCGGACTTACGACGAAAATCCGCGCAATGCAGGCAAAGCTTCTTACACAGGCTGACTATGAGACTATTTCCGGTTTTACGGATGTTGTGCAGGTGGTGGAATTTTTGAAGACGAAACCGGCCTACGCAGTCTACATGGATCAGTTGGAACTGGCGCATCTTCATCGAGGTGATATTGAGAAGATGTTGTATCAGTCTCTGTATAATGATTACACAAGAATCTTCCGGTTTGCGGGAATCGACCAGAAGAAATTTCTGAAGATTTACTGGAAGAAGTATGAAGTCAGTGTGATCAACTATTGTCTGAGAATCGTATTTAACCATTATGACAAGCCTTATGACCTGGATTATAAGAAGGAATTTTTTGATAAATATTCAAAACTTTCTATTGATAAGTTGATAACTTCCACAAATATCGACGAACTTGTGGATAACTTACGTGGCAGTGAGTATTATGAAGCATTAAAACCAATCCGGGATTCCGGGGCAGCGACATTATTTGACTACGATCAGGCACTGGAGCTTTACTATTTTACTAATTACTGGAGGCGGGGAAGAAAGGTATTCTCCGGAAAATCCAGAGAGCGTTTTTCAAGAGATGTGGGAATCAAGATGGATCTCATGAACATTCAATGGGTGTACCGTGCGAAGCAGTATTATCGTATGCTTCCGGCAGAAATCTATGCACTGACGCTTCCATATCATTTTCATTTAAGTACGGAAGAATTTAAGGCAATCGTGGAAGCACCGAATGTGGAAGAGATGAAAAAGCAGATTGAGAATACTTACTATGGAACACATGTCCACATGAAAGAGGGGCAGTCCATAGAAAAGAGTATCAAAGATATTTTACGGGATCTCTATATATCTGACAGGCAGAAGGATCCTTACTCCGATGCAACGATGCACGCATTTTTATTCTTGAAGGAGCAGGAAATCGACAAGCTGACGACAGCGTTAGAGTGTATCCGTTATGGACTGACCAGACAGGAGATATTGACATACTTGGGAGGTGAGAGCAAGTGA